In Modestobacter versicolor, a single genomic region encodes these proteins:
- a CDS encoding FUSC family protein: MRWAIGRLQQPWVQRGIRAALAAGLAWQAALLLPPTLSDYAYYAPLGAIIAVSPTVADSASAAWRTVLAILLGFALAVVVYEATRGVPDTLTIALIVALAIGLEQWPLLREQASWVSFAAVLMVTVGTSDPAEYALRYAGLTLLGAAVGVLVTTLLFPPLQLTTAVRRVALARELLAAHLEEIAGGLRTGQVPEPGEWTARTAVLGRALDGMRSAEAQVERARRANPRAHRWQGTAGSIREQSRALDRVAVLVDDLTTLVVEFQPHRRGLDRVDGATGWVLADALEGLARVVRIPYHATDTEPDERDAAIDAAVAALERLTTLLRTSAIADDEGFFALGAVTVGMHRSLQTLEAHVRFPATA, encoded by the coding sequence GTGCGGTGGGCGATCGGACGGCTGCAGCAGCCGTGGGTGCAGCGCGGGATCCGGGCGGCGCTGGCCGCGGGGCTGGCCTGGCAGGCGGCGCTGCTCCTGCCGCCCACGCTCTCCGACTACGCCTACTACGCCCCGCTCGGCGCGATCATCGCCGTCTCCCCCACCGTCGCCGACTCCGCCTCGGCCGCCTGGCGCACCGTGCTGGCGATCCTGCTCGGCTTCGCCCTCGCGGTGGTCGTCTACGAGGCCACCCGCGGGGTGCCGGACACCCTGACCATCGCGCTGATCGTGGCGCTGGCGATCGGCCTGGAGCAGTGGCCGCTGCTCCGGGAGCAGGCCAGCTGGGTGAGCTTCGCCGCCGTCCTGATGGTCACGGTGGGCACCAGCGACCCGGCCGAGTACGCGCTGCGGTACGCCGGGCTGACACTGCTCGGCGCGGCCGTCGGCGTGCTGGTGACGACGCTGCTGTTCCCGCCGCTGCAGCTGACCACCGCGGTGCGCCGGGTGGCCCTCGCCCGCGAGCTGCTGGCCGCGCACCTGGAGGAGATCGCCGGCGGGCTGCGCACCGGGCAGGTGCCCGAGCCAGGCGAGTGGACAGCGCGCACCGCGGTGCTCGGCCGGGCGCTGGACGGGATGCGCAGCGCCGAGGCCCAGGTCGAGCGGGCCCGGCGGGCCAACCCGCGGGCGCACCGGTGGCAGGGCACGGCCGGCAGCATCCGGGAGCAGTCCCGCGCGCTGGACCGGGTCGCCGTCCTGGTCGACGACCTGACCACGCTGGTGGTCGAGTTCCAGCCGCACCGCCGCGGGCTGGACCGGGTGGACGGCGCGACCGGGTGGGTGCTCGCCGACGCCCTCGAGGGGCTGGCCCGCGTCGTCCGCATCCCGTACCACGCGACCGACACCGAACCGGACGAGCGGGACGCCGCCATCGACGCCGCGGTCGCCGCGCTGGAGCGGCTGACCACGCTGCTGCGGACGTCGGCCATCGCCGACGACGAGGGCTTCTTCGCCCTGGGCGCGGTCACGGTCGGGATGCACCGCTCCCTGCAGACGCTGGAGGCGCACGTGCGCTTCCCCGCCACCGCCTGA